In Osmerus mordax isolate fOsmMor3 chromosome 23, fOsmMor3.pri, whole genome shotgun sequence, one DNA window encodes the following:
- the LOC136967987 gene encoding uncharacterized protein → MASTQQFALEYLQNGRRSLETHLQNPSMVTEQLRDLNIVPEKVLRKVRSFKKRLSQTRVLLNEVTKRGEVASYELLKILYENRHKTLPRTQSKLGPDLHQWISCFSFTEDPDLQSSPASDLGPCERYRKQLKMKATEVVQAKLDRSMNFLRDKWKSKIHRCVYFVSRNTFYFTRHCEKNNVSSDGKHGLRWINTLCNIIEQLKKKEMKKLKGLMNSLETHDPIPKSSLEKAKDAVTLADLMVATWGTGGSILVTKELMGKLPRNDHAVTSLLNPFLVAA, encoded by the exons ATGGCGAGCACTCAGCAGTTCGCTCTGGAGTACCTTCAGAATGGCCGCAGGTCCCTCGAGACCCACCTCCAGAACCCCTCCATGGTGACGGAACAACTGAGAGATCTCAACATCGTCCCAGAGAAGGTGCTGCGAAAGGTCAGGTCGTTCAAGAAGAGGTTGTCCCAGACGAGAGTGCTACTCAACGAGGTCACCAAGAGGGGAGAGGTTGCCAGTTATGAGCTGTTGAAGATTCTGTACGAGAACAGGCACAAAACATTACCCAGAACCCAGTCCAAGCTGGGCCCAGATCTACACCAGTGGATCAGCTGCTTCTCCTTTACCGAGGACCCTGATTTACAGAGTAGTCCAGCTTCAG ACCTTGGGCCGTGCGAGAGATACAGGAAACAGCTGAAGATGAAAGCAACAGAAGTGGTCCAAGCGAAGCTGGACCGCAGCATGAACTTCCTCAGAGACAAGTGGAAATCCAAAAtacacagatgtgtgtattttgtgtcaAGGAACACTTTTTATTTCACCAGGCACTGCGAAA AAAACAACGTTTCCAGTGACGGTAAACACGGACTACGATGGATCAACACGTTATGCAACATAATAGAACAACTGAAGAAAAAAGAGATGAAGAAGTTGAAGGGATTGATGAACAGCTTGGAGACACACGACCCCATTCCGAAGAGTTCCCTGGAGAAGGCGAAGGATGCTGTGACCCTGGCCGACCTCATGGTGGCCACATGGGGCACGGGGGGCTCCATTTTGGTCACTAAGGAGTTAATGGGAAAATTACCTCGCAATGATCATGCTGTAACCTCATTGCTGAATCCCTTCCTGGTCGCGGCCTAG